A window of the Pontibacillus yanchengensis genome harbors these coding sequences:
- a CDS encoding purine-cytosine permease family protein, with product MSTNQRELKSTIIEKMGLEAVPVSARTTPWYRYMFIQIAISANAGNFLIPALAVMEGGLSFLAAIISTTIGAVLGFIFVSLLSYPGSIHGIPAQYAIRAMLGVKGARFLSSPIRSVTSLYWFSVQTIGGTYVLQQLILRLTGTEYPFLMFSIPISIVMVILAIIGFEAVKKATSYFLPLLLLGEGTMLYIYFTTNETNRSLLELTPESGHGSFTMMAFFSSLAFVQYVSGVSASADMTRYAKTPNQGALGLFLGNSFGFILTAILGSGSAYLFNDVNPYVSSTAVTSTPWMITIITLTAMVSMLSINMSNAYTGGYSLLNTFSQLSRVQSAIIFGVLGVVLSATPTLVNQAEQFISALGGLIIPISAVIVVDYLWIKRASIPTSSLLSLQETGSVYRLPFISVLIGTAIYFVIPESFSPGFLTFVIVGVLYGVLAEFNKTKFASL from the coding sequence ATGAGTACAAATCAACGTGAATTAAAGTCGACAATTATAGAAAAAATGGGATTAGAAGCAGTACCAGTATCTGCAAGAACAACTCCTTGGTATCGTTATATGTTTATTCAAATTGCTATCTCTGCCAATGCAGGGAACTTCCTTATTCCAGCATTAGCTGTCATGGAAGGTGGTTTATCTTTCTTAGCGGCAATTATCTCTACAACAATAGGTGCTGTCCTAGGTTTTATCTTTGTTTCATTACTGTCTTATCCAGGAAGTATTCATGGCATTCCAGCACAATACGCTATTCGGGCCATGCTTGGAGTGAAAGGGGCAAGGTTTCTTTCATCTCCCATTCGAAGTGTCACGTCGTTGTATTGGTTTAGTGTTCAAACCATTGGAGGTACATATGTCCTACAACAACTCATTTTACGGCTAACTGGAACTGAATATCCATTCTTAATGTTTTCCATTCCTATCTCTATTGTCATGGTTATATTAGCCATTATCGGCTTTGAGGCAGTAAAAAAAGCTACCTCTTACTTCCTGCCATTACTGTTACTTGGCGAAGGTACCATGCTCTATATCTACTTTACTACAAATGAAACAAATCGTTCATTATTAGAGCTTACACCAGAAAGTGGCCATGGTAGCTTTACGATGATGGCTTTCTTTTCTAGCTTAGCATTTGTTCAATACGTATCGGGCGTAAGTGCTTCAGCAGACATGACACGTTACGCAAAAACGCCAAATCAAGGTGCTCTTGGATTATTTTTGGGGAATAGCTTTGGTTTTATCTTAACTGCTATTTTAGGAAGTGGTTCGGCTTATTTATTTAACGATGTAAATCCTTATGTTTCCTCAACAGCAGTAACATCCACTCCATGGATGATAACAATCATCACCTTAACCGCTATGGTTTCGATGCTTTCCATTAATATGAGCAATGCTTATACAGGCGGATATAGTCTCTTGAATACTTTTTCTCAACTCTCAAGAGTTCAAAGCGCAATCATTTTCGGTGTGTTAGGTGTGGTATTAAGTGCCACTCCAACTCTTGTTAATCAAGCTGAGCAATTTATATCGGCTCTTGGAGGTCTGATCATTCCTATATCCGCCGTCATTGTAGTTGATTATTTATGGATAAAGCGAGCAAGCATACCCACATCATCATTGTTATCCCTTCAAGAAACAGGGAGTGTGTACCGATTGCCATTTATCTCTGTTTTAATCGGGACAGCAATTTACTTCGTCATACCAGAAAGCTTTTCTCCTGGCTTTCTTACCTTTGTCATTGTCGGAGTTCTTTATGGAGTTTTAGCTGAATTCAACAAAACAAAATTTGCTTCCTTATAA
- a CDS encoding SDR family oxidoreductase, with protein MRHAIITAGSKGLGRKVAEQFLEQGYSVTVTYRQDKEKAESLYKQYPTYSDRIQCVQADVTNQNDLLNLVDEVVEKFGRIDVLVNNAGPYIFERKKIMDYSVEEWNGIIRGNLDAVFHLLKKVIPVMREQRFGRIITYGFQDATSAPGWVYRGAFAAAKTGLVSLTKTIAYEEAENGITANMISPGKIEADLKEGTIEESRKHEDPKTPVGRPGSGEDISRAIMFLCDDQSDMVTGSVIEVTGGVDVIHKYRTQK; from the coding sequence TTGCGACATGCAATTATCACAGCAGGCTCAAAAGGACTAGGAAGAAAAGTAGCAGAGCAATTTCTTGAGCAAGGATATTCTGTAACGGTGACGTATCGACAAGATAAAGAAAAGGCAGAATCATTATATAAACAGTATCCTACCTACTCGGATCGTATTCAATGTGTACAAGCTGACGTTACCAACCAAAATGACTTGTTGAATCTAGTGGATGAAGTTGTTGAAAAATTTGGAAGGATTGATGTTCTTGTGAACAATGCTGGTCCCTATATTTTCGAACGCAAAAAAATAATGGATTATTCCGTAGAAGAATGGAATGGTATAATCAGGGGGAATTTAGATGCTGTTTTTCATCTACTAAAAAAAGTTATCCCTGTTATGAGAGAACAAAGGTTTGGTCGTATTATTACCTACGGTTTCCAAGATGCTACGTCTGCACCAGGATGGGTGTATCGCGGAGCATTTGCTGCTGCTAAAACAGGTCTTGTTTCGCTAACGAAAACAATAGCGTATGAAGAAGCAGAGAATGGAATTACAGCGAATATGATCTCACCAGGAAAAATTGAAGCTGATTTAAAAGAAGGTACAATTGAAGAAAGTCGTAAACATGAAGATCCTAAGACACCTGTGGGGCGCCCAGGTTCTGGAGAGGATATTTCGAGAGCGATTATGTTTTTATGTGATGACCAATCCGATATGGTTACAGGAAGTGTTATAGAAGTAACGGGAGGAGTGGATGTTATTCACAAATATCGTACTCAAAAATAA
- the ald gene encoding alanine dehydrogenase, protein MKIGVPKEIKNNENRVAMTPAGVITLKSSGHEIFVESTAGEGSGFTNEEYQEAGATIVSTAKEAWEQDMVMKVKEPLPEEYEYFHNGLILFTYLHLAPEPELTKALIENKVVAIAYETVQSKKGTLPLLTPMSEVAGRMSSQIGAQFLEKSRGGMGILLSGIPGVKRGRVSIIGGGVVGTNAAKIAMGLGADVTIIDLNPERLRELDDIFGSSINTLMSNPLNIAHALSESDLVIGAVLIPGAKAPKLVTEDMVKDMQEGAVIVDVAIDQGGIFETTDRITTHDNPTYEKHGVLHYAVANMPGAVPRTSTIGLTNVTVPYALQLANKGYQKACLEDESLLKGINTLDGYVTYKAVAEAHDLDYCDAHSLLK, encoded by the coding sequence ATGAAAATTGGGGTACCTAAAGAGATTAAAAACAACGAAAACAGAGTAGCAATGACACCAGCTGGAGTGATCACACTAAAGAGTTCTGGTCATGAGATTTTTGTGGAATCCACAGCAGGTGAGGGTTCTGGGTTTACCAATGAGGAGTACCAAGAAGCAGGCGCAACGATTGTTTCAACCGCTAAAGAAGCTTGGGAACAGGATATGGTGATGAAAGTAAAAGAACCACTTCCTGAAGAATATGAGTACTTCCATAATGGACTTATTTTATTTACTTATTTACATTTAGCACCAGAGCCAGAATTGACGAAAGCTTTGATTGAAAATAAAGTAGTAGCTATTGCGTACGAAACAGTTCAATCCAAAAAAGGAACATTGCCTTTGCTAACTCCGATGAGTGAAGTAGCCGGTCGCATGTCTTCACAAATAGGTGCACAGTTCTTAGAGAAATCAAGAGGTGGCATGGGAATTTTATTAAGTGGTATTCCAGGCGTGAAACGAGGAAGAGTCTCCATTATTGGAGGAGGGGTTGTAGGGACCAATGCTGCTAAAATCGCTATGGGGCTTGGTGCTGATGTAACGATTATTGATTTAAACCCTGAACGTCTCCGAGAGCTAGACGATATTTTTGGTTCATCGATTAATACCCTTATGTCTAACCCGCTTAACATTGCCCACGCATTGAGTGAATCTGATTTAGTCATAGGGGCTGTATTGATTCCTGGAGCCAAAGCACCAAAGCTCGTTACAGAAGATATGGTAAAGGATATGCAAGAAGGAGCAGTCATCGTTGACGTTGCTATAGACCAAGGTGGAATTTTTGAGACGACTGATCGCATCACCACACATGATAATCCAACGTATGAAAAACACGGTGTATTACACTATGCAGTAGCTAATATGCCCGGTGCAGTACCTCGTACATCTACTATTGGCTTAACAAATGTTACTGTTCCTTATGCTCTTCAGTTAGCCAATAAAGGGTACCAGAAGGCTTGTCTAGAAGATGAATCCTTACTTAAGGGTATTAATACGCTAGATGGATATGTAACCTATAAAGCAGTAGCAGAAGCACACGACCTAGATTACTGTGATGCACATTCTTTATTGAAATAA
- a CDS encoding DUF4178 domain-containing protein, with the protein MGLFSKLFSKQKNRNQPEVQERTPLNIQIGDIISYDLVDYEVVGKITYRDGSYKWYSYQLLEGRNTIWLAVEMDEELELGIYKSIVLPVSEPFPKKLEHDGITYYLDEKGEANVTGEGRSENINGRTTRYADYCDEEEEQFLSVETWGSETEVSHGYPIEEYEIKIIAGSM; encoded by the coding sequence ATGGGTTTGTTTTCTAAGCTTTTTTCCAAGCAGAAGAACCGGAATCAGCCCGAGGTTCAAGAGCGAACTCCACTAAACATTCAAATTGGTGATATTATCTCGTATGACCTAGTTGATTATGAGGTTGTGGGAAAGATTACGTATCGAGATGGTTCGTATAAGTGGTATTCCTATCAACTACTAGAAGGACGAAACACAATATGGCTAGCCGTTGAAATGGATGAGGAGTTAGAACTAGGAATATATAAAAGCATTGTCTTGCCGGTATCAGAACCTTTTCCGAAGAAATTGGAACATGATGGGATAACCTATTATTTAGATGAAAAAGGGGAGGCTAATGTAACAGGTGAGGGCCGAAGTGAGAATATAAACGGTCGGACGACTCGTTATGCAGATTATTGTGATGAAGAAGAAGAGCAGTTCTTAAGTGTTGAAACATGGGGATCTGAAACTGAAGTCAGTCATGGTTACCCTATTGAAGAATATGAAATCAAAATTATAGCGGGATCAATGTAA
- a CDS encoding PspA/IM30 family protein, translating into MFKFFKRVGTVVNSELNSMLDKAEDPVKMLDQFMRDMETDIREAESAVAKQIANEKMLKRKYDDAQALVEKRQEQAEKAIEAGNEDLAKRALQDKKNHQEQADSLKESYDRAQADSQSLRTKLEEMKKEYQEMKLKKDSLKARAESAKTRTKMNRTMSSISNDESKRGFERMEEKVMQHEAEAETSEDLSESNRSLDDEFDELEKDDVDDELASLKKKLGKE; encoded by the coding sequence ATGTTTAAATTTTTTAAACGTGTAGGTACAGTAGTCAATTCTGAATTAAATTCAATGCTTGATAAAGCAGAAGATCCAGTAAAAATGCTAGATCAGTTCATGAGAGACATGGAAACAGATATCCGTGAAGCGGAAAGTGCTGTAGCCAAGCAAATTGCAAACGAAAAAATGTTAAAGAGAAAATACGATGATGCTCAAGCCCTAGTTGAAAAGCGCCAGGAGCAGGCAGAGAAAGCAATTGAAGCCGGTAATGAAGACTTAGCTAAACGGGCACTTCAAGATAAGAAAAATCATCAAGAACAGGCTGATTCCTTAAAAGAATCCTACGATCGTGCTCAAGCTGATTCTCAAAGCTTGCGTACGAAGCTTGAAGAAATGAAAAAAGAATATCAAGAAATGAAGCTTAAGAAAGATTCCTTAAAAGCTCGTGCAGAGTCAGCTAAGACGCGTACAAAAATGAATCGTACCATGTCTAGTATTAGTAATGACGAATCAAAACGAGGCTTTGAACGCATGGAAGAAAAAGTCATGCAGCATGAAGCTGAAGCAGAAACAAGTGAAGATTTATCAGAATCCAATCGTTCACTAGATGATGAATTTGATGAGTTAGAAAAAGATGATGTGGATGATGAATTAGCTTCCCTTAAAAAGAAATTAGGAAAAGAATAA
- a CDS encoding DUF4247 domain-containing protein, with translation MRKNIAIIPLFLSALLVLSSCAQGGLLSESDEFFGDAGSGMSGTQSNTYTFPDEPTKETLQQEIKDGSFQDPQGLVSNVFPLIDTVRGQNNQEARIYATQQFTIEELSNILTERFKPDRESDLVDGKKALIYSNYFITLQQSEQNQDAILMEIASDRFVRDNYSPNFFNGLFALWILDEVLDVDDWHKKRKRECLTGNCYGGYSSSKYRPGSTGGIRGSSGTRGGGPSTGK, from the coding sequence TTGAGAAAGAATATAGCCATCATACCGTTATTTTTATCTGCATTACTGGTGCTATCCAGCTGTGCACAAGGTGGTTTACTTTCAGAATCAGATGAATTTTTTGGAGATGCTGGTAGTGGAATGTCTGGTACACAATCCAATACATATACATTTCCAGATGAGCCTACCAAGGAAACATTACAGCAGGAAATCAAAGACGGGAGTTTTCAGGATCCCCAGGGCTTGGTGTCCAATGTGTTCCCATTAATTGATACAGTAAGAGGTCAAAATAATCAAGAAGCTCGAATTTATGCTACACAACAATTCACTATTGAAGAGCTATCTAATATCCTTACTGAACGATTTAAGCCTGACAGGGAAAGTGACCTAGTGGATGGTAAAAAAGCTTTGATTTACTCTAATTACTTTATAACTCTACAACAAAGTGAACAGAATCAAGATGCTATCTTGATGGAAATTGCATCCGATCGATTTGTACGAGACAACTATTCGCCCAATTTCTTTAATGGTTTATTTGCGTTGTGGATTTTAGATGAAGTTCTAGATGTAGATGATTGGCATAAAAAACGAAAACGAGAGTGTTTAACTGGAAATTGCTATGGAGGGTATTCCAGTAGTAAATATCGTCCAGGGAGTACAGGTGGTATAAGAGGATCATCCGGTACTCGTGGTGGAGGTCCAAGTACAGGGAAATAA
- a CDS encoding DUF350 domain-containing protein — protein MGVLQPFILTLLYFIVAIVIVVIGLFIFEKITQNYKDWDEIQNGNTAIALSITGKIIGICIILAFAIYHSTQLWDTLIWGAFGVILQMIAYLIFEGLTRKFSVETQLHKNNVAVGVVTMGVSIGLAFVIGASIT, from the coding sequence ATGGGTGTACTACAACCATTCATTTTAACGTTGTTATATTTTATTGTTGCAATTGTTATTGTAGTAATTGGTTTGTTCATTTTTGAAAAAATCACGCAGAACTATAAGGATTGGGATGAAATACAAAATGGCAATACAGCTATTGCCTTGTCGATTACAGGTAAGATTATTGGGATTTGTATTATTTTAGCGTTTGCTATTTATCATTCTACTCAGCTTTGGGATACATTGATTTGGGGAGCATTTGGAGTTATTTTACAAATGATTGCTTACCTTATATTTGAAGGATTAACACGTAAGTTTTCAGTGGAAACGCAGCTACATAAAAATAATGTAGCAGTAGGTGTTGTGACTATGGGTGTTTCAATTGGTTTAGCTTTTGTAATTGGCGCATCCATCACCTAA
- a CDS encoding polyamine aminopropyltransferase — protein sequence MNKEAERKSKFIYWASGIVSICGIIFEVLFGALGSYILGDGVKQYTLTISLFLTGMGVGASLSERVLKNLIVAFVLVEFAVAFLGGFSSLTMFAITAFTSAGTDALYLYFITFVIGALTGIELPILIRKANEIGVELNKSTARVLFSDYAGGLIGGLLFVFLLRPQMGMVQSAFVVGCINLVVALVIVWLFRHEIKHVKRLVTIGALIGISLVWGVLFGEEQAVSFEKKLYKDPIIHLEDTAYQRIVLTKEQGDTRLYLNGALQFSSSDEYRYHEPLIHIPMGQAEDRKKVLILGGGDGIAVREVLKHEEVESITLVELDPRMTELANENFHLLQLNKGSLKNEKVNIVHQDAFEFMENNDEWYDIIISDLPDPNNESLNKLYTKEFYSLLRNHLNPAGAMMVQSTSPVFATSVYWTISNTITATGLYTENVHVDIPSFGNWGFVLASRKPIQIESININVPTEFLTSDMIPSLTYFGKDEDEVIKKNGSTLPLPPNTLIDPHLIQKYEEAWKNY from the coding sequence ATGAACAAGGAAGCTGAACGGAAAAGTAAGTTTATTTATTGGGCTTCAGGAATCGTGTCCATATGTGGAATTATCTTTGAAGTATTGTTTGGAGCATTAGGATCGTACATATTAGGTGATGGAGTGAAGCAATATACACTGACCATTTCGTTATTTTTAACAGGGATGGGTGTAGGAGCATCCCTTAGTGAACGGGTGCTAAAGAACTTAATTGTAGCATTTGTGCTGGTAGAATTCGCTGTTGCATTTCTTGGTGGTTTTTCAAGCTTAACGATGTTTGCAATCACTGCATTCACCTCAGCAGGTACAGATGCATTGTATTTATATTTTATTACATTTGTGATTGGAGCTTTGACAGGGATTGAACTTCCGATTCTTATTCGTAAAGCTAATGAAATTGGAGTAGAGTTGAATAAAAGTACAGCTAGGGTTTTGTTTTCAGATTATGCTGGTGGACTTATTGGTGGCCTATTATTTGTATTCCTTCTTCGACCGCAAATGGGGATGGTGCAAAGTGCATTTGTCGTAGGTTGCATCAACTTAGTAGTAGCTCTAGTAATTGTTTGGCTGTTTCGACATGAAATTAAACATGTAAAAAGGTTAGTGACTATTGGCGCTTTAATTGGGATAAGCTTAGTTTGGGGTGTATTGTTTGGGGAGGAGCAAGCAGTTTCTTTTGAAAAGAAATTATATAAAGACCCGATCATTCATCTTGAAGATACAGCTTATCAACGAATTGTCTTAACGAAAGAGCAAGGAGATACGAGGCTCTATTTAAATGGAGCCCTACAATTTAGTTCTTCTGATGAATATCGTTACCACGAGCCGCTCATCCATATACCTATGGGACAAGCTGAAGATCGGAAGAAAGTCTTAATTTTAGGTGGAGGCGATGGGATAGCTGTAAGAGAAGTATTAAAGCATGAAGAAGTAGAATCCATTACGCTAGTTGAGCTTGATCCTAGGATGACAGAATTAGCAAATGAAAACTTTCATCTTCTACAATTAAACAAAGGTTCGTTAAAAAATGAGAAAGTAAACATTGTTCATCAAGATGCGTTTGAATTTATGGAAAATAATGATGAATGGTACGACATTATTATTTCAGACCTTCCCGATCCAAATAATGAAAGTTTAAATAAGCTTTACACAAAAGAATTTTATTCATTACTTCGAAATCATTTAAATCCTGCGGGAGCCATGATGGTGCAATCAACAAGCCCTGTATTTGCAACATCTGTGTACTGGACTATATCAAATACGATAACTGCTACAGGGTTATATACAGAAAATGTACATGTTGATATACCGAGCTTTGGAAATTGGGGATTCGTACTAGCAAGTAGAAAGCCGATTCAGATAGAATCTATCAACATTAATGTCCCAACTGAATTTTTAACGTCTGATATGATTCCGAGTCTAACCTATTTTGGAAAGGATGAGGATGAAGTGATTAAAAAAAATGGTTCAACGCTTCCACTTCCACCTAACACACTTATTGATCCCCATTTAATTCAAAAATATGAAGAAGCATGGAAGAACTACTAA
- a CDS encoding metal-dependent hydrolase, giving the protein MNVSYHGHSVVKIETNEKTILIDPFITGNGNCDLDASTVKADVILLTHGHNDHVGDTVDIAKRNDSFVVAPFELATYLGFKGLNTHPMHIGGAHEFDFGKVKLTQAFHGSAYTEDENQQIVYTGMPTGILYTYEGKTLFHAGDTGLFSDMKLIGERNDIDLAFLPIGDNFTMGPEDASVAAEWLQAKQVVPIHYNTFPLIEQDGQAFATSLPNGMGKVMEVGESIEL; this is encoded by the coding sequence ATGAACGTATCTTATCATGGACATTCAGTAGTAAAGATTGAAACAAATGAAAAGACAATTCTTATTGATCCATTTATTACTGGTAATGGGAATTGTGATTTAGATGCAAGTACGGTAAAAGCTGATGTAATACTACTCACTCACGGTCACAACGACCATGTTGGTGATACGGTGGACATAGCGAAGCGAAATGACTCCTTCGTTGTAGCTCCATTCGAACTGGCTACTTATTTAGGATTTAAAGGGTTGAATACACATCCAATGCACATCGGCGGAGCTCATGAATTTGATTTTGGTAAAGTGAAGCTAACCCAAGCTTTTCATGGATCAGCCTATACAGAAGACGAAAATCAGCAAATTGTTTATACTGGCATGCCTACTGGAATTTTATATACGTATGAAGGTAAAACATTATTCCATGCAGGCGATACAGGGTTATTTTCAGATATGAAATTAATTGGAGAGCGCAATGACATTGATCTTGCTTTCCTACCAATTGGCGATAACTTTACTATGGGACCAGAAGATGCTTCTGTTGCAGCAGAATGGTTGCAGGCAAAACAAGTGGTTCCGATTCACTACAATACGTTCCCACTAATTGAGCAAGATGGTCAAGCATTTGCCACTTCCTTACCAAATGGAATGGGTAAAGTCATGGAAGTAGGAGAATCAATCGAATTATAA